A genomic segment from Malus domestica chromosome 05, GDT2T_hap1 encodes:
- the LOC114823158 gene encoding probable leucine-rich repeat receptor-like serine/threonine-protein kinase At3g14840 yields the protein MSLENNMFSGTVPPELGKLVFLNYLNLNANNLTGELPRALTNLTELTELRISSNKFTGKIPDFFQSWKQLQKREIQASGC from the exons AT GAGCTTAGAGAATAACATGTTTTCTGGAACTGTTCCTCCTGAGCTTGGGAAATTGGTTTTCTTGAATTATCT CAATCTGAATGCCAACAATCTCACAGGAGAGCTGCCCAGGGCTCTCACTAATCTGACCGAGTTAACAGAACT TAGGATTAGCAGTAACAAATTCACTGGAAAAATACCTGATTTTTTTCAAAGCTGGAAACAACTTCAGAAACG